Part of the Deltaproteobacteria bacterium genome is shown below.
CCCGCGACGAGCCCGAGTGCGGGCGCCCCCGCGGTCGTCATCGACCACCAGCCCATCGCCTGCACGCGCCGGTTCGAGGCGGTGACGCTGAAGATCAGCGCCATCGCGGCGGGCTGGGTGGCCCCGCCGAGCACCGCCGCGAGCGTGCGCAGGCCGATCAGGGACGGTGCGTCCCAGGCCAGGGCGGTGAGGAAGGCTGCGGCCGTCGAGCCCGCCGTCCCGAGCAGGAACGCGCGGCGGTGTCCGTGGAGGTCGCCGAGCTTCCCGAGCAACGGCATCGTCACCGCCGAGAACAGCATCGGCGCCGAGATCACCCACGCCATCGTGGTCTCGCGCGCCCCGAACTCCTGGGCGATCGGCACCAGCGAGACGGTCAGGATCGTGACCGGAAAGGTCGTCGCGAACATGCCCGCGAGCGACGCCCACAGCACCCAGCTCGGGTGGGTGCCGGCGGCGTCGAGGCGCGCGATCACGCGCTCGTGGCGGGAGGGAGCGTGCGCAGCGTCGCGCGGCGCTCCGCTCGGTTCGGCGATGCTCATCCTGGGACCGTGTGGGACCGTGTGGACCGTGGCTCGGGCGCGGGAGCGCAGGGTACCCGCGCCCGCCGGAACGCGCCCGTTCCGCATCGCTTGGAGGCCGTCGCCGGCTCCGTTACCTCTTGGGCCGCGCTCGCCCGACCCGCTGCGCGCCGGAGGGATCCCCCGTGTCGTCACCCGCCGTCCTCGTCGAACGCGAGGGACCGATCCTCGTCGTCACGCTCAACCGCCCCGAGAAGAAGAACGCGGTGAACTCGGAGGCGATGTGCCGGCTCTACGACGCCTGGCTCGAGCTCGATCGCGACGACGCCCTGCGCGTCGCGATCCTGACCGGCCGGGGCGACACCTTCTGCGCGGGCATGGACCTCGCGGAGATCGGCAAGCTCCAGTCGGGCGTCAGCGACAACGAGTGGATCGCGCGGGTGCGCCGGGAGCCGCAGGTGATCTTCGGCGCCTGGCTGAAGACCTACCGGCCCGCCAAGCCGGTGATCCTCGCGGCCGAGGGCTTCGCGCGCGCGGGCGGCACCGAGATCCTGCAGGGCACCGACATCCGCGTCGCCGGCCGCAGCGCGCGCTTCGGCGTGACGGAGGTCCAGCGCGGGCTCTTTCCGATGGCGGGCTCGGCGGTGCGGCTGCGCCGCCAGATCCCCTACGCGATCGCGGCCGAGATGCTGCTCGCGGGCGAGGACCTGCCGGCGCAGCGCGCCTGGGAGCTCGGGCTCGTGAACCACCTGGTGCCCGACGGCGAGGCGCTCGCGAAGGCGAAGGAGATCGCGCTCCGCATCGCCGCCAACGGCCCGCTCGCGGTGCGGGCGCTGGTTGCGGTGCTCCGGGCGACCGAGACGCTGCCCGAGGAGAAGGCCTTCGAGATCGAGCAGCAGCACGGCATGCGGGTGATGATGTCCAAGGATGCCGTCGAGGGGCCGCGCGCCTTCCTCGAGAAGCGCAAGCCGGACTTCACCGGGACCTGAAGCCGCCGTCCAGCGCGAGGCTGTAGCCCACCGGGTGCACGCCGCCCGCGCGCTCGCGCTGGGTGGTCGCGACCGCGAGCAGGGCCGCCAGGCCGATCGTGGCGGTGGCCAGCAGGACGGTGTGCAGGGATCGGGGTGACATGGCCTTTCGCTCTCCCGGGCCGCCCGGGCGCCGCGGCGGCCCTTTCGGAGGGAAGGATCCCCGAGCGCCGCCCGGGACGCTGTGAAGCAGCTCACGGTCGCGGCTCCCGGCTCACGATCACAGCTCCCGGTTGCGCATGCACCGCGATCCGGCACGAAACCGTGCTCCACCTGCCGTCCGGCTGCCGGTCCGGCGGCTCGGCAGCGGGGGTGCGCTCAAGCACCGTTTCCGCGGTTCCGAAGCCCAGGGGGATCGCCAAGAGCAGGCCCTCGGGTGGAGGGACGGCCGGAGCCTGCAGGAAGAAGACGGGCCATGCGCATCCGATCCGCCGCCACTCTCCTCCTCGCCTTCACCGGCGTCGTCCTCGCGGCGACCGGAGCCCGGGCGCTCTCCCTCCAGGCCGCCTTCCGCAGCTCGACCTACCAGGTGACACCGGGCGACACCTACGCCGACCTGATGGCGGCACACCTCGCCGGGGCGCCGCTCGCCTCCGTCACGACGACGGCCCTCGCGAACGTCTCGGCGCAGGTCGAGGCGGGGGTCGGCACGAACTACAGCATCCTGCTGTCTGCGGACCTGACGCCCAGCGTCTCCGGCGCCTTCGCCTTCCAGGTCGGCGCCGACTGGGGCCGGGGCGGCGTGGCCGCGGTCCTCGACGCCGACGGCGCGGTCCTGCAGGAGCTCGTCCGCAGCGACGACATCTGGTGGTCGAACAACTGGAACCATCCCGACGTGTTCACCACCTCCGTGAACCTGACGGCTGGCTCCGCCTACACGCTCGTGTGGCTCGGCTTCGAGGGCTGCTGCGGCGGCGTGACGACGATCCGCTTCTCCTACGAGGGCTCCCCCTTCGTGCCCGTCGACGAGACCAACCTCGCGCCGCTCACCGTCCCCGAGCCGGCGAGCCTGCTGCTCCTCGTGCTCGGCGCGACGGGGCTCGCCCGCCGGCAGGGCGCCTGAGCCCATCCGCGCGGTACGGGATCGACCCGCCCCGGCGGAAACCCTGCCTGGGGCAGTGACCGCGATCACGGGCCGGACGCACCGGCCGAGCCGAAACAGGGGCCGGACCCACAGGAGGCTCCGGGCCATGGATCGCCGCATCCTCGCGTTCGCGCTCGCGCTCACCCTCGCAGCCGGCGGGCTCGCCGGCTGCGCCAACCTGACGCCGGCCGAGCAGCGCGCGCTCTCGGGCGGCGCGATCGGCGCGGCCGGCGGCGCCCTGATCGGCGCCGCCGCGGGCAAGCCCGCCACCGGCGCCGCGATCGGGGGCGCCGCCGGAGCGACCGGCGGCTACCTCTACGAGCGCCAGCGCCAGAACCGCTACGACCGCTACTAGCGGCGGAGCGATCTCCCGGCGAGCGCGGCGCCCGCCAGGGCGATCAGCGCCAGGGCCCCGGGCTCGGGCACGTTGACGAGCGACTCGCTGCCGCCCGACTCGAAGGCGATCACGTGGATCCCGACGCGCAGGTCCGTGCTGGCGAGGGCCGCGAGGACGTCGTCGAAGTCCGAGCCCGGCGCGATCGAGAGCGTGATCGTGAGCGCCTCGCCGGGCCCGACGCCGTTCTGGGGCGGTGGAGCGTCGGCGGTGGCGAGCAGATCGGCGTCGAAGCCGACCGGGTTGCCGCCGGGCAGGTTGGGCGGGGCCCCGCCTGTAGAGAACTCCACGCCCGGCGGGTCGTTCGTGATCGAGACGATCGCGTCGAGCACGTCGCCGTCGAAGTAGACCGCGGCGATCACGGCGTCCTCACCGGCGGCGTTCGAGAGCTCGATGGCGACGTTGCCGCCTCCGGCATCCGTCACGTCGAGGGTGATCTGGTCCTCCGCGATCGTGCAGTCGCCGGCGTCGTTGTTCGTGATGCATCCCATCGCGAACGGCACGGCGCGGGCCTCGGAGGCCAGGGTGAAGGCGGTCAGCAGGGCAGCGGCAGCAGGCAACACGCGGGGCATCGGGTGCACGGGCAGGCTCCTCCACTTGGATAGGTGGCCGTGGAGGAGGACTGGTGGCGAAA
Proteins encoded:
- a CDS encoding MFS transporter yields the protein MSIAEPSGAPRDAAHAPSRHERVIARLDAAGTHPSWVLWASLAGMFATTFPVTILTVSLVPIAQEFGARETTMAWVISAPMLFSAVTMPLLGKLGDLHGHRRAFLLGTAGSTAAAFLTALAWDAPSLIGLRTLAAVLGGATQPAAMALIFSVTASNRRVQAMGWWSMTTAGAPALGLVAG
- a CDS encoding PEP-CTERM sorting domain-containing protein, whose protein sequence is MPRVLPAAAALLTAFTLASEARAVPFAMGCITNNDAGDCTIAEDQITLDVTDAGGGNVAIELSNAAGEDAVIAAVYFDGDVLDAIVSITNDPPGVEFSTGGAPPNLPGGNPVGFDADLLATADAPPPQNGVGPGEALTITLSIAPGSDFDDVLAALASTDLRVGIHVIAFESGGSESLVNVPEPGALALIALAGAALAGRSLRR
- a CDS encoding CCXG family PEP-CTERM protein, which gives rise to MRIRSAATLLLAFTGVVLAATGARALSLQAAFRSSTYQVTPGDTYADLMAAHLAGAPLASVTTTALANVSAQVEAGVGTNYSILLSADLTPSVSGAFAFQVGADWGRGGVAAVLDADGAVLQELVRSDDIWWSNNWNHPDVFTTSVNLTAGSAYTLVWLGFEGCCGGVTTIRFSYEGSPFVPVDETNLAPLTVPEPASLLLLVLGATGLARRQGA
- a CDS encoding glycine zipper domain-containing protein, which produces MDRRILAFALALTLAAGGLAGCANLTPAEQRALSGGAIGAAGGALIGAAAGKPATGAAIGGAAGATGGYLYERQRQNRYDRY
- a CDS encoding crotonase/enoyl-CoA hydratase family protein; the protein is MSSPAVLVEREGPILVVTLNRPEKKNAVNSEAMCRLYDAWLELDRDDALRVAILTGRGDTFCAGMDLAEIGKLQSGVSDNEWIARVRREPQVIFGAWLKTYRPAKPVILAAEGFARAGGTEILQGTDIRVAGRSARFGVTEVQRGLFPMAGSAVRLRRQIPYAIAAEMLLAGEDLPAQRAWELGLVNHLVPDGEALAKAKEIALRIAANGPLAVRALVAVLRATETLPEEKAFEIEQQHGMRVMMSKDAVEGPRAFLEKRKPDFTGT